The genomic segment GGTCGATGCGTGCCGGGATCATCATCCGTCGAGCATCCGTCGATACGGCTTGGGCAGGGAGATGAGAGATGTGCATCGGCCGACCCGCATCTCCCGTCTCACCGGCCGCTCGTCAGTCCGCCCGAAGCGCGATCATGGGATCGACGCGGGTGGCGCGGCGCGCGGGCAAGGCGCTCGCCGCGAGGGCGACGAGCGCGAGGAGGACCGCGACGCCTGCGTAGGCGATTGGGTCGACGGCGCTCACGCCGTACATGAACCCGCCCAGCAGGCGGTGCAGGACGAACGCGGCGACCAGCCCGGCGGCGATGCCGGTGCCCGCGAGCGCCGCGCCGTGGCCGACCACGAGCCGCGAGACGTCCGCCCCGCGTGCCCCGAACGCCAGCCGGATGCCGATCTCGCGCGTGCGCTGCGCGACCAGGTACGAGATGACGCCGTAGATGCCCAGCACGGCCAGCAGCAGCGCCGCGCCGCCGAACGCGCCCAGCAGCAACAGGCTGAACCGCCGGTCCGCCAGCGAGGCGCTGAACACCTCGTCGAGCGTGCGGAAGGTGGGCGGCACGTCGGGCGCCATCTCGCGCAGGATGCGGCGCGCGGGGCCGATCATGGCCGCCGCGTCCACCGGGCCGCGCATCACCACGTGGAAGCGGCTGATCTTGCCCGTGCGCTGCCGCGCGGAGCCGTACAGCGTGGGCCGCGGCTCCGCGTCCACGCTGGCCTCGCGAATGTCGCCCACCACGCCGACGACGGTGAACGGGTGCAGGTCGCCGTCCATGTTGCCGAACTGGATGATCTTGCCCACCGGGTCCTGCCCCGGCCACCGCTTCCGCGCCAGCGACTCGCTCACCAGCGCCACGTGGCCGGACGTGGGCCCGTCGCCCGGCTGGAACCAGCGGCCGCGGCGCAGCGGGATGCCCATCGCCCGGAAGTAGCCGTCGCTGGCCACGCGGTACTCGGCCTGGCCGGTGCGCGCCGGGTCCGCCGCCAGCCGCTGGAAGTCCTCGAAGCTGGTGGCCTCGTCCGGCCGCATCAGCTCCAGGAAGGTGCCGTCGGAGTAGCCGCCGTCCAGCGGGAAGGCGTTCACGCCGCCCACCTCCGTCACGCCGGGAATGGCGCGCAGCCTCCCCATCAGCTCGTCCTGGAACGCCGCCAGCCGCACGCCGCCAGCCGCGTCGGCAGGGTCGTCCATCGCCAGGTCCAGCACCACGCCGCCGCCCGTCCGGTAGCCCGTGTCTGCCGAGAGCAGGCGCAGGAAGCTGCGGCCCAGCACGCCCGCGCCCACCAGCAGCACCAGCGTGAGCGCCACCTGGAGCGCCGCCAGCCCGTCGCGCATGCGCCCCGCGCCGCCGGACACGGTGCGCCCGCGGGCCATCCGCTCGCGCAGCTCGCCGCGCAGCGCGTGCAGGGCCGTGAGCGCACCCAGCGCCACCGCCGTCACCAGCGAGACGGCGAGGGCGAAGAGGAAGACGCCGCCGCTCACCTCCACGTCCGCCACGCGCGGCAGGCCCTCGGGCTGTAGCCGCCGCAGCACGCGCACGCCCCACCACGCCACGGCCAGCCCCACCGCGCCGCCGGCCAGCGAGAGCAGCAGCGCCTCGGCCACGAACTGCTGCACCAGCCGGCCGCGGCCGGCGCCCAGCGCCAGCCGCACCGCCGTCTCGTGGCTCCGCCCCGCCGTGCGCACCAGCAGCAGGTTGCTCACGTTGGCGCAGGCGATGAGCAGCAGGAACGCCGCGGCACCCAGCAGGAGCATCAGCGCGGGCCGGACACGGCCGACGATCTGCTCCTGGAGCGGCACCACGGCGGCGTTGGACATCCAAGTGTCCTCGCCATGCACCGCCTTGAGCCGCCGCGCGATGGCGCTGGCCTCCTGCTGCGCGTGCTCCACCGGCACGCCCTCGCGCAGGCGGCCCAGCGCCTGGAAGTTGTGCGCGGTGCGGCTGGGGAAGAGCGGGTACGCCTCGCGCGGCTCCCACAGGTCGGTGCCCGTCGGGAACGCCGCGCCGTCCGGCAGCACGCCCACCACGCGGTACAGGCGCCCCCCGAAGCGCAGCTGCCGCGACGCCAGGTCCGCCGTGCCGCCCAGCGCGCGCAGCCAGAACGCGTGGCTCACCACCACGGCGCCGGGCCCGCCCTCGCGCTGCTCCTCGGGCGCGAAGAGGCGGCCCAGGGCGGGCTTCACCCCCAGCACCGCGAAGAAGTCGCGCGACACCGAAGCCGGGTGCGCCCGCAGCGGCTCGCCGCCGCCGTTCACCGTCACCGCGTC from the Longimicrobiaceae bacterium genome contains:
- a CDS encoding ABC transporter permease; amino-acid sequence: MESLRFSLRHAARSLRHAPGFTLVVVLALGLGIGATTALFSVVHSVLQRPLPFPQPDRIVQLWQLGKDGAEMNFSDPNFADLREQSRSFGAMAELQAGDAVTVNGGGEPLRAHPASVSRDFFAVLGVKPALGRLFAPEEQREGGPGAVVVSHAFWLRALGGTADLASRQLRFGGRLYRVVGVLPDGAAFPTGTDLWEPREAYPLFPSRTAHNFQALGRLREGVPVEHAQQEASAIARRLKAVHGEDTWMSNAAVVPLQEQIVGRVRPALMLLLGAAAFLLLIACANVSNLLLVRTAGRSHETAVRLALGAGRGRLVQQFVAEALLLSLAGGAVGLAVAWWGVRVLRRLQPEGLPRVADVEVSGGVFLFALAVSLVTAVALGALTALHALRGELRERMARGRTVSGGAGRMRDGLAALQVALTLVLLVGAGVLGRSFLRLLSADTGYRTGGGVVLDLAMDDPADAAGGVRLAAFQDELMGRLRAIPGVTEVGGVNAFPLDGGYSDGTFLELMRPDEATSFEDFQRLAADPARTGQAEYRVASDGYFRAMGIPLRRGRWFQPGDGPTSGHVALVSESLARKRWPGQDPVGKIIQFGNMDGDLHPFTVVGVVGDIREASVDAEPRPTLYGSARQRTGKISRFHVVMRGPVDAAAMIGPARRILREMAPDVPPTFRTLDEVFSASLADRRFSLLLLGAFGGAALLLAVLGIYGVISYLVAQRTREIGIRLAFGARGADVSRLVVGHGAALAGTGIAAGLVAAFVLHRLLGGFMYGVSAVDPIAYAGVAVLLALVALAASALPARRATRVDPMIALRAD